The genomic DNA AAATTATAAGGTTAACTTGCTTCCGATGGAGATGCATGACTTTGATGTTATCTTGGGTATGGATTGGTTGAGTGAAAATCGTGCCACAATTGATTGTCAAGGAAAAAGGGTGATCTTTGGGGATGCAGATAAACTAGAATTTGTGTACCAAGGGTCTCACCCGCAGGGGGATATTAAGTTAATTTCTGCTCTAAAGGCGAGTAAATTGTTGTCTAAGGGTTGTGATGGCTACCTTGCTTTCGTGAAGGATACATCGAAGGATGAACCTAGCATCGAGGATTATCCAGCTGTGAGGGAGTATGAAGATGTGTTCCCCGATGAGCTACCAGGTTTGCCACCACATAGAGAGGTGGAGTTTACTATTGAACTTGTTCCAGGTGCCGAGCCTATTTCTAAGGCGCCTTATCGAATGGCACCACTtgagttgcaagaattgaaggagcaGTTGCAAGAGTTATTGGATAGAGGATTTATTAGGCCAAGTGTGTCTCCTTGGGGCGCTCTTGTgctgtttgtgaagaagaaggatggtttcatgaggttgtgtattgattacagggagttgaataaggtgactgtcAGAAATAGGTATCATTTGCCACGCATTGacgacttgtttgatcagttacaaggggcgaagtacttttcaaagatagatttgagatctggTTACCATCAGTTACGAGTTAGAGAGGGGGATATTCCGAAGATTGCATTTTGCACCcgttatggtcattatgagtttctcgtgatgtcctttgggttgacgaatgtaccagcggtatttatggatttgatgaatcgggtctttcatgattatttggataaattcgtggtggtcttcatcgatgatatcttgatatactctaggagcagagaggagcatgaggagcatttacgtactgtacttgaaattttgagagagaagaagttatttgcgaaattttccaagtgtgaattctggttggaggaagtggcattctTGGGGCATATTGTATCTGGTAGGGGCATTGAGTTGGATCCTGCGAAAGTCGAGGTTATTACTAATTAGCCCAGACCTAGCAATGTGACggaggtgaggagtttcttgggtCTGGCAAGTTACTACAGGCGTTTTGTGGAAGGTTTCTCTTCCATAGCTTTGCCATTGACTCAGCTAATGAGGAAGGGAATTAAGTTCGAGTGGAATAATGATCgtgagaagagctttcaagagttaaagaagaggttggtgtctgctccaatacttgtgttgccatcagggaatggaggttttcaggtttatagtgatgcttctaagagaggattggggtgtgtgcttatgcagcatgggaaagtgatttcttacgcctctaggcaacttaaaccttatgaggtgaactatcctacccatgacttggagttagcggctgtggtatttgctttgaagatctggagatactatctttatggagagacttgtgacatctttactgatcacaagagtctcaaatacatatttactcagaaggagcttaacatgaggcatcggaggtggcttgaacttcttaaggattatgatACAAATATTCAATACCATCCGgggaaggcgaatgtagtggcagacgctcttagtaggaagaacttggggagtgttgcatctctcattactcagTCGTACCTTATTTCATATTTTGAGCGCTtgggtgttgagttgtatgttagaggATCAAGTGGTAGCATTGCAAATTTGAAAGTGGAACTGAATCTTGTTTCAAGGGTTAAGGAAGCTCAGAAGGATGATACAGGTTTGAAAGCTATTAGATCTGAGGTGGCAGGTGGCAAGCAAAAACACTTTCGTGTTGATGATGAGGGCATGATATGGTTGGGTGGGAAATTGTGCGTGCCCGCAGACCCGGCGATTCGTGAGAaaattttgaaggaggctcatagttcttcattttctattcatccaggttccACTAAGATGTATGGAGATTtgaagaagcacttttggtggagtggaatgaagagagatatagcagaatttgtgggaaaatgtcttacatgtcaacaagtgaagatagaccatcagaggcctagtggattgttgcagcagTTAGATATTCtagtttggaagtgggaaaacattactatggattttgtgaCTCATTTTCCGAGGACTTTCGAGAAGAACGATGTcatatgggtggtggttgatagacttACTAAGTCCACTCACTTCTTGCCTATTAGAGAGACTACTCATGTTCATGAGTTGACAGAGATTTTTCAGCGAGGTATTGTTAGAGTGCATGGTGTACCTGTGTCGATAGTTTCTGATAGGGATACGAGATTTACATCGCGGTTTTGGAAGGGTTTCCAACATGCTTGGGGTACAAGGCTTAATTTTAGTACAACTTATCATCCAACGACCGATGGATAATCGgagaggacgattcagacattggaagatatgttgagggcttgtgctttggagtggacaggtgattgggataaatatttgtatcttgtcgagtttgcgtacaataatagctggcacgcgagtattggtatgccaccatttgaggctttatatggtaggaggtgtagagcaccatcttgttgggatgaggttggagaGAGAGTCATTGAAGGACAAGAGCTAGTTAGAATCACTAATGAGAAGGTggagaaagttaaagaaagtttAAAGGAAGCTCGATCTCGACAAAAGAGTTATGCGGATCAACATCAGAAGTTTGGTGGATTTGagccaggtgatcatgtgttcttgAAGGTGTCTCCTTCTAAGGGTGTGAAATAttttggtatgaagggaaagctTAGTCTAAGATATATTGGCCATTTCGACGTTATGGAGAAAGTAGGGGAAGTATCTTATAGAGTTGGGTTGCCaccacaactatctcatgtgcataatgtgtttcatgtgtctgTTTTGAGGGGCTATAAATATCATCCATTACACGTAGTTCAGTATCCATTGCATAAGATTAGAGAAgatctttcttgtgaggaagAAACTGAGACTATCTTAGCTCGAGAAGGGCGAGTTTTGAGGAAGAACACCATTCCGTTTGTGAAggttttgtggaaaaatcattctGAGAGAGAggcgacttgggagttagaagaATCTATCCGTGAGAAATATTCGCATTTGTTCGAATCTAGTACGAGTATTTAGTTTCGTTTgattccggggacggaatcctttttaagggggtatatatgtaatatacgtgaaatttaataataataataataataatagatgTGAAGAATTTGATTTAATTTAGAATAAGAGTTATAAAAGAATTTGTTTTGATTTGGTAATTAGATTAGAAAAAGGAGTGATACATGATCTATATATATAATCAGCACATCTCTTAAACAAGATTCACACATTATTATCAAAACCTTGAAATTTAATAGGCCGCCGAggtgaaaaagaaaaaaaaaagaaaaacagaGAAGAGGCAGTGGATTCCCCAGAGAAGAGTAAGGCAGAGCAAAGTAGAGAGAGGCAAGGGACTAATAACGAAGATAGATTGTCATAGCTTTATAGTAAATCAAAAAGGTACTCTTTTATGTGTCATATGGTTAAGAATAGCATACACGCAATTCTTGTAGTATATTATTAGGTTAATATAATATTTGCTTTTGTTATTCGCGTGCTAGGTTCTACAACATCAACATCAACAAAGAATAAGTTTTAAGAATATTATATTATCTACATCATCTTGTGTGTGGCGTTCCCCTGTGTGTGTTTCTTTTATCACTTATCTTGTATATCAATTTAATGGTCTCTAGTTTATTCAAGGTGTGTTTTCATATTTTCTTAACCATTAATATCATGCGGTGATTATTTTAATATAAGTttatttcataattaaatattattttagtttgttctttgatacatgattttattttatttttccccAAAGATTGTGCTAGCTGAGTTGTGTAATCAATGAAATGTCTTGTAATTTGCATCATAAAATACATAAATTAGATGTATATTTTGAGTCGTTAAAATTATGTAAGTTACTATATAAAAAGAATGTGAGCTATGTCACGTTTAGGTGAGGATGTACATATTTAAGGCCAAACAATGTCGCCAATGTCGAATTTACCGACTCTCTCGTTGAATCAACTTGGAGCGTTATGCTTGCTTCTGCTGGCGTGTTTACTTTCTTGCATTCCTCCATTCTAAATTTCTTTAAAATCTGCTCCGCATATTTTTTCTGAGACATAAAAATCTCGTCTTTGTTTTGCTTCACCTCGACTCCAAGAAATTatgacatttgaccaatatcGGTCATCTCAAATTTGTTAGTCATAACAttcttaaaatcatcaaacatacTAGGGTTGTGTCCTGTAAAGATCATGTCACCCATGTACAAGCACACGATCATAATATCCCCCTGAATTTATCTTCGTTTAGAGGGCATGCTCCTATGAACTCTTCACAAAACCATTTCTCTGAAAATATTCATCAACCCTTGTATTCCATGCTCGCGGAGCTTTCTTCAAACCATATAAGGCTTTCTTCAATTTGTAGACTTTATTCTCCTGGCCTTTTTGAACATATCCTGGAGGTTGTTCGATGTAGACTTCTTCTTCGAGATAACCATTTAGAAATGCtgatttgacatccatctgaaaaaTCTTCCACTGATTCTGAGCTGCAATTGTTGTTAGAAGTCGTATGGTATTAACTCTTGCAACTGGAGAGAAtacctcatcatagtcaatgccaaATCTCTGCTTGTAGCCTTTAGGCACCAACCTTGCTTTGTACTTTTCCACTACTCCATCTTAATTCATCTTGGTTTTATAGACCCACTTGACACCAATTGCTTTGTGTCCTTCTGGATGATCTGTGAGCTCCCATGtatcattcttcttgattgcgccaatttcttcatccatggctttgttccatttgctttcttcagaagcCTCTTCAAATGTAACTAGGATCACATTTATCCATTACACAAAAGAGAGAATAATCAAAGGATGTTTGTACCGGACTTGTTGCTTCATAGATATTATCTAGATTCCGCATCTTTCTCGGTTCTCCCCCTGAACTGCTGTTTCCTTTTGTTGATGGTGTTGATGCGGGAGTTTT from Apium graveolens cultivar Ventura unplaced genomic scaffold, ASM990537v1 ctg7413, whole genome shotgun sequence includes the following:
- the LOC141704110 gene encoding uncharacterized protein LOC141704110 — its product is MEMHDFDVILGMDWLSENRATIDCQGKRVIFGDADKLEFVYQGSHPQGDIKLISALKASKLLSKGCDGYLAFVKDTSKDEPSIEDYPAVREYEDVFPDELPGLPPHREVEFTIELVPGAEPISKAPYRMAPLELQELKEQLQELLDRGFIRPSVSPWGALVLGSSGSIANLKVELNLVSRVKEAQKDDTGLKAIRSEVAGGKQKHFRVDDEGMIWLGGKLCVPADPAIREKILKEAHSSSFSIHPGDHVFLKVSPSKGVKYFGMKGKLSLRYIGHFDVMEKVGEVSYRVGLPPQLSHVHNVFHVSVLRGYKYHPLHVVQYPLHKIREDLSCEEETETILAREGRVLRKNTIPFVKVLWKNHSEREATWELEESIREKYSHLFESSTSI